The window CCAATTTACTGAATCTTAAATTTTATCATTTGCACTTATTTTCCAAATCTTAAGAACAGAAGATGGATTTATCATGTGATCTACTTATACTTTAAGCAATCGTTAAGATTTTGAAAGGGACTTTACTTGAATTTAAGCCCTCAAATAGAAATAAAACACAACTGATAGAAGCAGAGATTGTAGTACCTGGCTATGTTCTCCTCCCTTGCTGATATATAATTTAGAGCTTCTGACCAAGTGAACTCCACATGAAATCCAAGGCCGACATCAACAAATATATGTGTTGCATCTGGCCTGTCAGATCAACTCAGGAAGAAATATTAATATGCAGTGGATGAAAATACTGGGTTACTAGAAATCGTCAAGATACAaagttttgattataaatgaaaaagaaagcaaaatatgCCAATATGTGTTCAAAATAAAAGCAGACATCACTTAACATTTATATATTCAACAATTTTCTGCTAACATTCAAATAAAGACAAGAAAAACTTACACGTTAGCTTGCATGTATACTTCAGAGCCAAGATTAACCAATGTCTTCAGATTAGTCACACTGTTCTTCTCCAAATTCTCTATATTACTTCTTAAATCAGAGCTAAAAAAAGATAAGGATAAGAAAACTGTATAGACctcattccaaaatcaattttcagacAAGCAATTACACAATTCAATCCACATGCCTGTGAGTGCTTAACTACTACTAAAACTCCAAAGATCGAAAAAAAGATCCAACCATATGTTGGTAATGTAACAACATAAAAACTTGAGAAGGATACAAAATCTTTTGCTGTTCAAAGACCTTGTCCCTGCAGCCATAAAATGGAAGAAAGAGGATAAAACGAGTTAGGCGACCATAAGATTTTGTACTACTTGCAACAGATTCTGCCTCTCTTCAGCAAGCATCAAGTAATACATTTCAACAGCACAGATACTAGACTAGCAAACAATGGGATTCCTCTTGAGCTTCAAAAACACAGATGTCGGACGAATTCCAGGCACTGAAATTCACTCCAGATATTGAGGCTTTGGGAGAAAAATTGGTAAAGATGCTTCAGGAGAGAGGGCCATTTGTAGCATTGCATCTAAGATATGAGATGGATATGTTGGCATTCTCTGGTTGCACCCACGGCTGCACTAATGAGGAAACAGAGGAGCTCAAATGGTTAAGGTGATCATCTAGGAATGAcacttgtattttagttttattctcTAAGAAATTGTCTTTAAAGACCGACAAGCCCTCAAAATCCATGTTGGTTTAGAGAAGAACACAATTAAAGCAAACGATATACATAAGTGAAGCCAAGTACATCATTTGTACCAATTTATATGGTGGCGTCCAATTGGGGCGAAGTTTAGGGAAGTACAAAATGTTTTAGACCTTGTGATAAAAAATAAGTCATACATATTTTGTAGCCATAAATCTTGGGGAAATAACAAGTTTTTGCgcagttaaattatttttgactaTAGAAATGATTTGTTCTTTTTTGGACAACTATAAAAGGAAACTGGGTCACATAAATATGAGAGAGA of the Capsicum annuum cultivar UCD-10X-F1 chromosome 11, UCD10Xv1.1, whole genome shotgun sequence genome contains:
- the LOC107847833 gene encoding protein UXT homolog; protein product: MDAIKQEKVRRFEEFVDRRLKPDLVQAIAQRDKVFEQQKIFSDLRSNIENLEKNSVTNLKTLVNLGSEVYMQANVPDATHIFVDVGLGFHVEFTWSEALNYISAREENIARQIEEYTRLIASIKAQIKMVCEGIRELLQLPAEPAY